The Primulina eburnea isolate SZY01 chromosome 6, ASM2296580v1, whole genome shotgun sequence genome contains a region encoding:
- the LOC140834401 gene encoding carotenoid 9,10(9',10')-cleavage dioxygenase 1-like isoform X1 has protein sequence MQSILTFHSPFYISTKEKRKKKKEMIASNSSVIQVSCSLQRPPPLSPKYAVHSKVSFTSPLSLKSFTQQKRFPIIHNLGRTVKEASLKLLDAFVDLTFQFVDQPLLPSQSNFAPVEEIGAAVEVVGAVSGTIPDDFTEGVYIRNGSNPIHGGLKSTSSIFGKSSNIWVEGEGMVHALYFKKQRDGTWLTIYNNKYIETDSLRLERQNQQQKQKPAFLPSVEGDSTAVLACSLLNSIRFGSGVRNFSNTNVFEHAGKYYSITETDLFGPLEIDINTLQTLGTWDVVKDAWNRTFTSHPKRAPGTRELVTFGIDAEEPYFKLGVISADGKKLNHKVDLKFQRCTLIHDIGVTQMYNVILDFPTIIDLNRLFIGGSIIKFEKDKFARIGVMPRYGDADSVRWFEVEPCSMFHIINCYEEGDEVIVMGCRAQDSIIPGPDLGMDKSDWFSRGFKLENSTEKKDDGKEEEFGFLVGRPYEWRLNTKTGEVKQRYLVEPQFSMDFPFINDKFTGINNKYGYTQVVHSTASAASAIAKYGGLAKLSFEEKNLGPFEAEQKGEEYIKAEYHMFPENTFCSGSAFIAKLGAGTVEEDDGWLITFVHNEDTDISEVYIIDAKNFTSEPVAKITLPCRVPYGFHGAFLPAIQPV, from the exons atgcaATCAATCCTCACATTTCATTCACCTTTCTATATATCcacaaaagaaaaaagaaaaaagaaaaaagaaatgaTTGCTTCAAACTCCTCCGTGATTCAAGTGAGTTGCTCCTTGCAGAGGCCTCCTCCGCTTTCTCCAAAATATGCTGTCCATTCCAAAGTTTCATTCACATCACCTCTCAGTTTGAAG AGTTTTACTCAACAGAAGCGGTTTCCCATTATCCATAATCTTGGACGAACTGTCAAGGAAGCTTCACTGAAGTTGTTGGACGCATTTGTTGATTTAACTTTCCAGTTTGTTGATCAGCCATTACTCCCATCTCAG AGTAATTTTGCTCCAGTGGAAGAGATCGGAGCCGCTGTCGAAGTGGTCGGCGCAGTTTCCGGGACGATCCCGGATGATTTTACTGAGGGTGTTTATATCAGAAACg GTTCAAACCCCATTCATGGAGGACTAAAATCCACATCCTCCATTTTCGGGAAATCAAGCAATATATGGGTAGAAGGAGAAGGGATGGTCCATGCTTTATACTTCAAAAAACAAAGGGATGGCACCTGGCTTACCATATATAACAACAAATACATCGAGACAGACTCGTTAAGATTAGAAAGACAGAACCAGCAGCAGAAGCAGAAGCCTGCGTTTCTCCCATCCGTCGAAGGGGATTCGACCGCTGTGTTGGCTTGTTCCCTTCTGAACTCGATTAGGTTTGGCTCCGGTGTCAGGAACTTCAGCAACACTAATGTTTTCGAGCACGCTGGGAAGTACTATTCCATCACCGAAACTGATTTATTCGGGCCTCTAGAAATTGATATTAACACGTTGCAAACGTTGGGGACTTGGGACGTTGTTAAAGATGCTTGGAATAGAACCTTCACAAGTCATCCAAAG AGAGCCCCAGGGACACGGGAGCTTGTGACATTCGGGATTGATGCCGAGGAACCTTATTTTAAACTAGGTGTAATCTcag CTGATGGGAAAAAGCTCAATCATAAAGTTGATCTCAAATTTCAAAGGTGCACACTAATCCATGACATTGGGGTTACTCAGAT GTACAATGTCATTTTGGATTTTCCCACGATTATAGACTTAAACCGACTCTTTATCGGAGGATC GatcataaaatttgaaaaagacaAATTTGCAAGGATTGGAGTAATGCCTCGTTACGGGGATGCCGATTCGGTTCGTTGGTTTGAGGTGGAACCATGTTCTATGTTTCACATCATCAACTGTTACGAGGAAGGTGATGAg GTGATTGTGATGGGATGCAGAGCTCAGGATTCTATAATTCCAGGCCCTGATTTGGGCATGGACAAATCCGACTGGTTTTCCAGGGGATTTAAGCTCGAAAATTCCACTGAGAAAAAAGACGACGGAAAGGAAGAGGAATTTGGATTTCTCGTCGGTCGGCCTTATGAATGGAGATTGAACACCAAGACAGGAGAAGTAAAACAAAGATATCTTGTTGAGCCTCAGTTCTCCATGGATTTTCCATTTATCAACGACAAATTTACAGGGATCAACAATAAATACGGGTACACACAAGTTGTCCATTCGACTGCTAGCGCTGCTTCAG CAATTGCCAAGTATGGAGGGTTGGCCAAATTGTCTTTTGAAGAGAAAAATCTCGGCCCTTTTGAG GCCGAGCAAAAAGGAGAAGAATATATAAAGGCAGAGTACCACATGTTTCCAGAAAACACCTTCTGCAGTGGATCCGCCTTCATAGCCAAACTAGGCGCGGGCACAGTTGAAGAAGACGATGGCTGGCTCATCACTTTTGTGCATAACGAAGACACCGATATATCTGAG GTGTACATTATCGATGCAAAAAATTTCACAAGTGAGCCAGTTGCAAAAATAACATTACCTTGCAGGGTGCCATATGGATTTCATGGAGCTTTCCTACCAGCAATTCAGCCCGTCTGA
- the LOC140834401 gene encoding carotenoid 9,10(9',10')-cleavage dioxygenase 1-like isoform X2: MQSILTFHSPFYISTKEKRKKKKEMIASNSSVIQVSCSLQRPPPLSPKYAVHSKVSFTSPLSLKKRFPIIHNLGRTVKEASLKLLDAFVDLTFQFVDQPLLPSQSNFAPVEEIGAAVEVVGAVSGTIPDDFTEGVYIRNGSNPIHGGLKSTSSIFGKSSNIWVEGEGMVHALYFKKQRDGTWLTIYNNKYIETDSLRLERQNQQQKQKPAFLPSVEGDSTAVLACSLLNSIRFGSGVRNFSNTNVFEHAGKYYSITETDLFGPLEIDINTLQTLGTWDVVKDAWNRTFTSHPKRAPGTRELVTFGIDAEEPYFKLGVISADGKKLNHKVDLKFQRCTLIHDIGVTQMYNVILDFPTIIDLNRLFIGGSIIKFEKDKFARIGVMPRYGDADSVRWFEVEPCSMFHIINCYEEGDEVIVMGCRAQDSIIPGPDLGMDKSDWFSRGFKLENSTEKKDDGKEEEFGFLVGRPYEWRLNTKTGEVKQRYLVEPQFSMDFPFINDKFTGINNKYGYTQVVHSTASAASAIAKYGGLAKLSFEEKNLGPFEAEQKGEEYIKAEYHMFPENTFCSGSAFIAKLGAGTVEEDDGWLITFVHNEDTDISEVYIIDAKNFTSEPVAKITLPCRVPYGFHGAFLPAIQPV, from the exons atgcaATCAATCCTCACATTTCATTCACCTTTCTATATATCcacaaaagaaaaaagaaaaaagaaaaaagaaatgaTTGCTTCAAACTCCTCCGTGATTCAAGTGAGTTGCTCCTTGCAGAGGCCTCCTCCGCTTTCTCCAAAATATGCTGTCCATTCCAAAGTTTCATTCACATCACCTCTCAGTTTGAAG AAGCGGTTTCCCATTATCCATAATCTTGGACGAACTGTCAAGGAAGCTTCACTGAAGTTGTTGGACGCATTTGTTGATTTAACTTTCCAGTTTGTTGATCAGCCATTACTCCCATCTCAG AGTAATTTTGCTCCAGTGGAAGAGATCGGAGCCGCTGTCGAAGTGGTCGGCGCAGTTTCCGGGACGATCCCGGATGATTTTACTGAGGGTGTTTATATCAGAAACg GTTCAAACCCCATTCATGGAGGACTAAAATCCACATCCTCCATTTTCGGGAAATCAAGCAATATATGGGTAGAAGGAGAAGGGATGGTCCATGCTTTATACTTCAAAAAACAAAGGGATGGCACCTGGCTTACCATATATAACAACAAATACATCGAGACAGACTCGTTAAGATTAGAAAGACAGAACCAGCAGCAGAAGCAGAAGCCTGCGTTTCTCCCATCCGTCGAAGGGGATTCGACCGCTGTGTTGGCTTGTTCCCTTCTGAACTCGATTAGGTTTGGCTCCGGTGTCAGGAACTTCAGCAACACTAATGTTTTCGAGCACGCTGGGAAGTACTATTCCATCACCGAAACTGATTTATTCGGGCCTCTAGAAATTGATATTAACACGTTGCAAACGTTGGGGACTTGGGACGTTGTTAAAGATGCTTGGAATAGAACCTTCACAAGTCATCCAAAG AGAGCCCCAGGGACACGGGAGCTTGTGACATTCGGGATTGATGCCGAGGAACCTTATTTTAAACTAGGTGTAATCTcag CTGATGGGAAAAAGCTCAATCATAAAGTTGATCTCAAATTTCAAAGGTGCACACTAATCCATGACATTGGGGTTACTCAGAT GTACAATGTCATTTTGGATTTTCCCACGATTATAGACTTAAACCGACTCTTTATCGGAGGATC GatcataaaatttgaaaaagacaAATTTGCAAGGATTGGAGTAATGCCTCGTTACGGGGATGCCGATTCGGTTCGTTGGTTTGAGGTGGAACCATGTTCTATGTTTCACATCATCAACTGTTACGAGGAAGGTGATGAg GTGATTGTGATGGGATGCAGAGCTCAGGATTCTATAATTCCAGGCCCTGATTTGGGCATGGACAAATCCGACTGGTTTTCCAGGGGATTTAAGCTCGAAAATTCCACTGAGAAAAAAGACGACGGAAAGGAAGAGGAATTTGGATTTCTCGTCGGTCGGCCTTATGAATGGAGATTGAACACCAAGACAGGAGAAGTAAAACAAAGATATCTTGTTGAGCCTCAGTTCTCCATGGATTTTCCATTTATCAACGACAAATTTACAGGGATCAACAATAAATACGGGTACACACAAGTTGTCCATTCGACTGCTAGCGCTGCTTCAG CAATTGCCAAGTATGGAGGGTTGGCCAAATTGTCTTTTGAAGAGAAAAATCTCGGCCCTTTTGAG GCCGAGCAAAAAGGAGAAGAATATATAAAGGCAGAGTACCACATGTTTCCAGAAAACACCTTCTGCAGTGGATCCGCCTTCATAGCCAAACTAGGCGCGGGCACAGTTGAAGAAGACGATGGCTGGCTCATCACTTTTGTGCATAACGAAGACACCGATATATCTGAG GTGTACATTATCGATGCAAAAAATTTCACAAGTGAGCCAGTTGCAAAAATAACATTACCTTGCAGGGTGCCATATGGATTTCATGGAGCTTTCCTACCAGCAATTCAGCCCGTCTGA
- the LOC140834405 gene encoding carotenoid 9,10(9',10')-cleavage dioxygenase-like isoform X1, which yields MVVASRYAFQVSCSLHRPSLSPKYDAHSGASLSCSLGFKTLILKALQRNPVFHIVERSVKEVSLRLLDGFVDLAFEFVDQPLLPSQSNFAPVEEIGTAEQVTDALTGTIPDDFTEGVYIRNGPNPLFGGLKFTNSIFGKSSHTWIEGEGMLHALHVFKDSINGRWNISYNNRHVYTDTFKLEMKTRKPLFLPAIEGDSAAVLSAYLLNWLRFGLVDKYLSNTNVFEHSGKVYSVSENHIPQEIDPLTLETKGNWDINGSWNRPFTSHPKKAPDTGELVVMGIHPKKPHFELGVVSADGKRLLHKVDLKLKRCCLCHEIGITKKYNVIMDFPLTIDLNRLMTGGPLIKYEKEGYAQIGVMPRYGDSESVQWFKVEPSCTFHIVNCYERGDEVVVLACRASTSIIPGPDFGLNKFVWFSKGFKQIERSEGESFFSRVYEWRLDMITGEVTERNLTGTEYSMDFPTINEKFIGIKNEFGYTQVVDSNASSISGMAKYGALAKLNFKDRKLELSNQHEGFVEVEYHKFPDNTFCSGAAFVAKSGGLAEDDGWIISYVHDETTDTSQVYIVDAKKFSEEPVAKISLPRRVPYGFHGTFVPICSR from the exons ATGGTGGTTGCTTCAAGATATGCATTTCAAGTGAGCTGTTCTTTGCACAGGCCTTCACTTTCTCCAAAATATGATGCCCATTCCGGAGCTTCACTCTCATGTTCTCTCGGCTTTAAG ACATTAATCTTGAAAGCGTTACAACGAAATCCCGTTTTCCATATTGTTGAGAGAAGTGTGAAGGAAGTTTCACTGAGGCTGTTGGATGGCTTTGTTGATTTAGCGTTTGAGTTTGTCGATCAGCCCTTGTTGCCGTCTCAG AGTAATTTTGCTCCTGTTGAAGAGATAGGAACGGCAGAACAGGTGACTGACGCGCTTACCGGGACGATACCGGATGATTTTACCGAGGGTGTTTACATCAGAAACG GACCAAATCCTTTATTTGGCGGTTTAAAATTTACTAATTCTATTTTCGGAAAATCGAGTCACACGTGGATAGAAGGAGAGGGAATGCTCCATGCCTTGCATGTATTTAAAGACAGCATCAATGGCAGATGGAACATATCTTACAATAACAGGCATGTTTATACGGACACATTCAAGCTGGAAATGAAAACAAGAAAACCATTATTTCTTCCTGCTATAGAAGGGGATTCTGCTGCAGTATTATCAGCTTATCTATTGAATTGG TTGAGGTTTGGCTTGGTTGATAAATATCTGAGCAACACCAATGTATTTGAGCATTCGGGGAAGGTGTACTCTGTTTCTGAGAATCATATACCTCAAGAAATTGATCCTTTAACACTGGAAACTAAAGGAAATTGGGACATCAATGGAAGTTGGAACAGGCCATTCACTAGTCACCCTAAG AAAGCTCCAGATACAGGAGAGCTTGTTGTAATGGGAATCCATCCAAAAAAACCACACTTTGAACTTGGAGTGGTTTCAG CTGATGGAAAGAGATTACTTCACAAGGTGGATCTAAAGCTGAAAAGGTGTTGCCTTTGCCACGAAATAGGCATAACGAAAAA GTATAATGTGATCATGGATTTTCCTCTGACCATAGACTTAAATCGCCTAATGACTGGAGGACC GTTGATAAAATACGAAAAAGAAGGATATGCACAGATTGGAGTCATGCCACGTTATGGAGATTCAGAATCTGTGCAGTGGTTCAAAGTTGAACCAAGCTGCACGTTTCACATTGTCAATTGTTATGAGCGTGGTGATGAA GTTGTTGTTTTGGCCTGTAGAGCTTCCACTTCGATCATACCAGGTCCTGACTTCGGCTTGAACAAATTTGTGTGGTTTTCCAAAGGTTTTAAGCAGATAGAACGATCAGAAGGTGAATCGTTTTTCTCCAGAGTTTATGAATGGAGGCTAGATATGATAACTGGAGAAGTGACAGAGAGGAATCTCACAGGAACTGAATATTCTATGGATTTTCCTACTATAAATGAAAAATTCATCGGTATCAAAAATGAGTTTGGATACACACAAGTGGTCGACTCAAATGCTAGCTCCATATCAG GCATGGCAAAGTATGGAGCACTAGCAAAGCTTAATTTCAAGGATAGGAAACTTGAACTTTCGAATCAGCATGAGGGATTTGTAGAAGTCGAATATCACAAGTTCCCAGATAACACATTTTGCTCCGGAGCTGCTTTTGTGGCCAAATCTGGTGGTCTTGCAGAGGATGATGGCTGGATAATTTCATACGTGCACGACGAAACTACTGATACGTCTCAA GTATATATAGTTGATGCAAAGAAATTCTCCGAAGAACCTGTTGCGAAGATCTCTCTTCCAAGAAGAGTTCCTTATGGATTCCATGGAACTTTTGTGCCTATATGCTCACGATAA
- the LOC140834405 gene encoding carotenoid 9,10(9',10')-cleavage dioxygenase-like isoform X2: MVVASRYAFQVSCSLHRPSLSPKYDAHSGASLSCSLGFKTLILKALQRNPVFHIVERSVKEVSLRLLDGFVDLAFEFVDQPLLPSQSNFAPVEEIGTAEQVTDALTGTIPDDFTEGVYIRNGPNPLFGGLKFTNSIFGKSSHTWIEGEGMLHALHVFKDSINGRWNISYNNRHVYTDTFKLEMKTRKPLFLPAIEGDSAAVLSAYLLNWLRFGLVDKYLSNTNVFEHSGKVYSVSENHIPQEIDPLTLETKGNWDINGSWNRPFTSHPKKAPDTGELVVMGIHPKKPHFELGVVSADGKRLLHKVDLKLKRYNVIMDFPLTIDLNRLMTGGPLIKYEKEGYAQIGVMPRYGDSESVQWFKVEPSCTFHIVNCYERGDEVVVLACRASTSIIPGPDFGLNKFVWFSKGFKQIERSEGESFFSRVYEWRLDMITGEVTERNLTGTEYSMDFPTINEKFIGIKNEFGYTQVVDSNASSISGMAKYGALAKLNFKDRKLELSNQHEGFVEVEYHKFPDNTFCSGAAFVAKSGGLAEDDGWIISYVHDETTDTSQVYIVDAKKFSEEPVAKISLPRRVPYGFHGTFVPICSR, from the exons ATGGTGGTTGCTTCAAGATATGCATTTCAAGTGAGCTGTTCTTTGCACAGGCCTTCACTTTCTCCAAAATATGATGCCCATTCCGGAGCTTCACTCTCATGTTCTCTCGGCTTTAAG ACATTAATCTTGAAAGCGTTACAACGAAATCCCGTTTTCCATATTGTTGAGAGAAGTGTGAAGGAAGTTTCACTGAGGCTGTTGGATGGCTTTGTTGATTTAGCGTTTGAGTTTGTCGATCAGCCCTTGTTGCCGTCTCAG AGTAATTTTGCTCCTGTTGAAGAGATAGGAACGGCAGAACAGGTGACTGACGCGCTTACCGGGACGATACCGGATGATTTTACCGAGGGTGTTTACATCAGAAACG GACCAAATCCTTTATTTGGCGGTTTAAAATTTACTAATTCTATTTTCGGAAAATCGAGTCACACGTGGATAGAAGGAGAGGGAATGCTCCATGCCTTGCATGTATTTAAAGACAGCATCAATGGCAGATGGAACATATCTTACAATAACAGGCATGTTTATACGGACACATTCAAGCTGGAAATGAAAACAAGAAAACCATTATTTCTTCCTGCTATAGAAGGGGATTCTGCTGCAGTATTATCAGCTTATCTATTGAATTGG TTGAGGTTTGGCTTGGTTGATAAATATCTGAGCAACACCAATGTATTTGAGCATTCGGGGAAGGTGTACTCTGTTTCTGAGAATCATATACCTCAAGAAATTGATCCTTTAACACTGGAAACTAAAGGAAATTGGGACATCAATGGAAGTTGGAACAGGCCATTCACTAGTCACCCTAAG AAAGCTCCAGATACAGGAGAGCTTGTTGTAATGGGAATCCATCCAAAAAAACCACACTTTGAACTTGGAGTGGTTTCAG CTGATGGAAAGAGATTACTTCACAAGGTGGATCTAAAGCTGAAAAG GTATAATGTGATCATGGATTTTCCTCTGACCATAGACTTAAATCGCCTAATGACTGGAGGACC GTTGATAAAATACGAAAAAGAAGGATATGCACAGATTGGAGTCATGCCACGTTATGGAGATTCAGAATCTGTGCAGTGGTTCAAAGTTGAACCAAGCTGCACGTTTCACATTGTCAATTGTTATGAGCGTGGTGATGAA GTTGTTGTTTTGGCCTGTAGAGCTTCCACTTCGATCATACCAGGTCCTGACTTCGGCTTGAACAAATTTGTGTGGTTTTCCAAAGGTTTTAAGCAGATAGAACGATCAGAAGGTGAATCGTTTTTCTCCAGAGTTTATGAATGGAGGCTAGATATGATAACTGGAGAAGTGACAGAGAGGAATCTCACAGGAACTGAATATTCTATGGATTTTCCTACTATAAATGAAAAATTCATCGGTATCAAAAATGAGTTTGGATACACACAAGTGGTCGACTCAAATGCTAGCTCCATATCAG GCATGGCAAAGTATGGAGCACTAGCAAAGCTTAATTTCAAGGATAGGAAACTTGAACTTTCGAATCAGCATGAGGGATTTGTAGAAGTCGAATATCACAAGTTCCCAGATAACACATTTTGCTCCGGAGCTGCTTTTGTGGCCAAATCTGGTGGTCTTGCAGAGGATGATGGCTGGATAATTTCATACGTGCACGACGAAACTACTGATACGTCTCAA GTATATATAGTTGATGCAAAGAAATTCTCCGAAGAACCTGTTGCGAAGATCTCTCTTCCAAGAAGAGTTCCTTATGGATTCCATGGAACTTTTGTGCCTATATGCTCACGATAA
- the LOC140834402 gene encoding uncharacterized protein encodes MDRWLQESVTKGDVSTLRERIEQDETIVRQTVPGSLNTILHLSARFGYVEYAKEVLNRCPDMVSMENADLETPLHEACRQGHLEIVKLILETDPWIVYKVNSRMESVFFAACEKGKIDIVKHFPNSPQLLMLEMDMDTNSLHVVASSGFTEIVKEILKACPDLAWKKNSHGCTPLHLSCSKGHLQITREFLQLDSDLCLVQDIQGRTPLHWAVIRGRMNVIVEILSLNLEYTEMTTHSGESILHLGVKNNQYEVVKYLTETLSMSRLLNLPDSDGNTVLHLATAGKLTAMVTHLLKIGVDVNALNGKGYTALDVIEADASHSGLLAIVPALIEAGAKRCDQLSPGSINIQQVAESSMINVDERTSRHKTMSWPNKSPEYQSPRHHQHRPSRQRRKKLDLQNEGVRNARKTITIVAVLIATVTFAAGINPPGGFDQRTGITLRGNRAGFKVFLACNIVALFLSLGVVNVLVSIIPFTRKNMMQLLSVTHKIMWASSIFMIAAYIAAVWTTMPEGRGPQWVLVELIFFGGGSTVVLFVGLCFLLARHWHNKYKWRKFNQKKTKDESPKSSTSRVEELRTMKNGRYSSSNSDVDSSDQGYHLY; translated from the exons atggatcgTTGGCTTCAGGAATCAGTAACGAAGGGTGACGTTTCCACGCTCAGAGAACGAATTGAACAAGATGAAACAATCGTCAGGCAAACAGTCCCCGGATCCCTGAACACAATCTTGCACCTATCCGCAAGATTCGGATACGTGGAATATGCAAAAGAGGTACTAAATCGGTGCCCTGATATGGTTTCCATGGAAAATGCAGACCTGGAGACTCCTCTCCATGAAGCATGCAGACAAGGGCACCTGGAAATTGTGAAACTGATCCTAGAAACCGATCCATGGATTGTTTATAAAGTGAATTCCCGAATGGAGAGTGTGTTTTTCGCGGCATGTGAAAAGGGAAAGATTGACATAGTTAAGCATTTTCCGAATTCTCCCCAACTTCTGATGCTGGAAATGGACATGGATACTAATTCTCTGCATGTTGTTGCTTCATCTGGATTTACAG AAATAGTGAAGGAAATCCTGAAGGCCTGCCCGGATTTGGCCTGGAAGAAGAACTCGCACGGGTGCACGCCGCTGCATCTGTCGTGCAGCAAGGGGCACTTACAGATCACAAGAGAATTCCTGCAGCTGGATTCTGATCTCTGCTTAGTACAAGACATCCAGGGCCGGACGCCCCTTCATTGGGCTGTAATCCGAGGGAGAATGAACGTGATCGTCGAGATTCTTTCGCTCAATCTTGAATATACTGAGATGACAACACATAGTGGGGAATCCATTCTGCATCTTGGAGTTAAGAACAATCAGTACGAGGTTGTTAAGTACTTGACAGAAACACTCAGCATGAGTAGACTTCTGAACCTGCCAGATTCTGATGGGAATACTGTTCTGCACTTGGCTACCGCGGGAAAACTCACTGCT ATGGTCACACACCTGCTAAAAATTGGTGTCGACGTAAATGCCCTAAACGGAAAGGGATATACGGCTCTAGATGTCATTGAAGCTGATGCGAGCCATTCCGGTTTGCTGGCTATTGTACCAGCACTGATAGAAGCTGGAGCTAAGAGATGTGACCAATTGTCTCCTGGTTCGATTAACATCCAACAAGTTGCGGAATCCTCGATGATAAATGTAGATGAAAGAACTAGTCGGCATAAAACAATGTCTTGGCCTAACAAAAGTCCAGAATATCAATCCCCACGCCACCATCAGCACAGGCCGAGCCGCCAACGGAGAAAAAAGTTGGACCTACAGAACGAGGGCGTAAGAAATGCCCGAAAAACTATCACCATTGTAGCGGTTTTGATTGCAACCGTGACGTTCGCAGCGGGGATTAACCCTCCTGGTGGATTCGACCAACGAACAGGGATCACGTTAAGAGGAAACCGAGCTGGTTTTAAGGTCTTTCTCGCGTGTAATATTGTGGCCCTGTTCCTTTCGCTTGGAGTTGTCAACGTTCTTGTGAGCATCATCCCCTTCACCCGAAAAAACATGATGCAACTACTCAGTGTGACACACAAGATTATGTGGGCGAGTTCCATTTTTATGATAGCAGCATATATAGCTGCCGTTTGGACGACCATGCCGGAGGGAAGGGGGCCACAATGGGTATTGGTGGAACTGATTTTTTTTGGAGGAGGATCAACGGTTGTGCTGTTTGTTGGACTTTGTTTCCTGCTGGCACGACATTGGCATAATAAGTACAAATGGAGGAAATTTAATCAGAAAAAGACGAAAGATGAAAGCCCAAAGAGTAGTACAAGTCGAGTTGAAGAACTGAGAACGATGAAAAATGGGAGGTATAGCAGTAGTAATTCAGATGTCGATAGCTCTGATCAAGGCTACCATTTATACTAG
- the LOC140834403 gene encoding protein JINGUBANG-like, which produces MKNSCNIPRPHTMESRYRRSSTLSNYFSAEEEHITATMQSPPRLSVDSRPNDYEHHHDNLLFSPSRSPPHAANMYSILPPPSPESPWTLSPHQTPSPSLLYHCIATLHRQEGTIFSIASARGLVFTGSESRRIRAWRQPDCMERGYLEASYGEIRAILAHGNTLFTSHKDDRVRVWNTTSVSENFQAKKIATLPKRGLFLFFNKSSNHKHKDRISCMAYNHAEGVLYTGSLDRTIKAWRISDNLCVDSFTAHEDFINSIVVKQDDGCVFSCSSDGSVKIWRRVYGQSSHTLTMTLKFQPSPINALALSISPSSCFLYSGSSDGFINFWEKEKTSGRFNHGGFLQGHRFSVLCLVAKEKLVFSGSEDTTIRVWRREEGSCFHECLAVLDAHRGPVKCLAVSLEIEKVMVMGFLLYSAGLDQTFKVWRIKILPEEKDQCTQDLMVEPMDPKNVVESFEMNPVLSPSWVMEKKLQDCA; this is translated from the coding sequence atgaaaaacaGTTGTAATATTCCCCGACCTCATACTATGGAGTCCCGTTACCGGAGAAGCTCTACTCTGAGCAATTACTTTTCCGCAGAAGAAGAACACATAACAGCAACAATGCAATCCCCGCCTCGCCTCTCCGTCGATTCCCGCCCTAACGATTACGAGCACCACCACGATAATCTCCTCTTCAGCCCATCCAGATCCCCCCCGCACGCCGCAAATATGTACTCAATTCTACCTCCCCCAAGCCCCGAATCCCCCTGGACACTCTCCCCTCACCAAACTCCGTCCCCCTCGCTCCTCTACCACTGCATCGCCACCCTTCACCGCCAAGAAGGCACCATTTTCTCCATTGCATCCGCCAGGGGTTTAGTCTTCACAGGCTCGGAGAGCCGCCGCATACGAGCATGGAGACAGCCGGACTGCATGGAGAGGGGATACTTAGAAGCAAGTTATGGCGAGATTCGTGCCATTTTAGCTCATGGAAACACACTCTTCACTTCGCATAAAGATGATAGGGTTCGTGTCTGGAATACAACGTCCGTTTCAGAAAATTTTCAGGCGAAGAAGATCGCCACCCTGCCAAAAAGGGGTTTATTTCTTTTCTTCAACAAATCGAGCAACCATAAGCACAAGGATCGCATTTCTTGCATGGCCTATAACCACGCAGAAGGGGTTTTGTACACGGGTTCACTAGATAGAACGATCAAAGCATGGAGAATTTCTGACAATCTCTGTGTCGATTCTTTTACAGCACACGAAGATTTTATAAACTCAATTGTAGTCAAGCAAGACGACGGATGCGTCTTCAGCTGTTCCTCCGATGGCTCTGTTAAAATATGGCGGCGAGTGTATGGACAGAGCTCGCATACTCTAACAATGACGTTGAAATTCCAGCCATCCCCTATCAACGCACTGGCTTTAAGCATATCACCGAGCTCATGCTTCCTTTACTCAGGTTCTTCGGACGGATTCATCAACTTCTGGGAGAAGGAAAAAACGTCCGGAAGATTCAACCATGGAGGGTTCCTGCAAGGCCATAGATTCTCAGTTCTGTGTTTGGTCGCGAAAGAGAAATTAGTGttcagtggttcagaggacacCACAATCAGAGTCTGGAGAAGGGAAGAAGGAAGCTGTTTCCATGAATGCCTGGCGGTTCTGGATGCACATAGGGGGCCAGTCAAGTGCTTGGCGGTGTCTCTGGAAATAGAAAAAGTCATGGTGATGGGTTTCTTGTTGTACAGCGCTGGATTGGATCAAACATTCAAGGTCTGGAGGATCAAGATTTTGCCTGAAGAAAAAGATCAATGCACACAGGACCTGATGGTAGAGCCTATGGATCCAAAGAATGTCGTAGAGTCGTTTGAAATGAATCCTGTCTTGTCTCCTTCTTGGGTAATGGAAAAGAAGCTACAAG